One stretch of Caldinitratiruptor microaerophilus DNA includes these proteins:
- a CDS encoding DUF1657 domain-containing protein — MTIQQDLQKAIAGALQAQGAYAMFAESTQDPAAKAMFTEMRQDMERHVKILESRLQYLNQNNPLNQQQQKQQQEQARAQQKAQQV, encoded by the coding sequence TTGACGATCCAGCAGGACCTCCAGAAGGCGATCGCGGGCGCCCTGCAGGCGCAGGGAGCGTACGCCATGTTCGCCGAGTCCACGCAGGATCCGGCCGCCAAGGCGATGTTCACGGAGATGCGCCAGGACATGGAGCGGCACGTGAAGATCCTGGAGTCCCGGCTGCAGTACCTCAACCAGAACAACCCGCTCAACCAGCAGCAGCAGAAGCAGCAGCAGGAGCAGGCCAGGGCCCAGCAGAAGGCCCAGCAGGTGTGA
- a CDS encoding SGNH/GDSL hydrolase family protein, whose product MRDSRLILALSGLALLAASRRPGPPIRYVALGDSLTAGIGAFYGFGFADHVARLLRRLGRPVRYVNLGRIRMTSPGLLRALDQSESLRDEIRGAEVITLCIGGNDLLRCRENPDCLEAAAARFPAHWRAAVERIRALNPGATLVAVTLYNPYPAGHPKREQAERFIEAINRTIRDPDLARAHRLVVAEACAAIDGREPTRTWVLLGDIHPNGIGHRAVAREIYRCVASACRPDPNPEPGSSRPLTG is encoded by the coding sequence TTGCGGGATTCCCGGCTCATCCTGGCGCTCAGCGGGCTCGCGCTGCTGGCGGCGTCGCGGCGCCCGGGTCCGCCGATCCGGTACGTGGCCCTGGGTGACTCCCTGACCGCCGGCATCGGCGCGTTCTACGGCTTCGGGTTCGCCGACCACGTCGCGCGCCTCCTCCGCCGGCTCGGGAGGCCGGTCCGCTACGTGAACCTCGGCCGCATCCGGATGACGAGCCCCGGCCTCCTCCGGGCCCTCGACCAGAGCGAGAGCCTGCGGGACGAGATCCGTGGCGCGGAGGTGATCACCCTCTGCATCGGCGGCAACGACCTCCTCCGCTGCCGCGAGAACCCGGACTGCCTCGAAGCGGCGGCGGCGCGGTTCCCGGCCCACTGGAGGGCCGCGGTCGAGAGGATCCGGGCCCTGAACCCCGGGGCCACCCTCGTGGCCGTCACGCTCTACAACCCCTACCCGGCCGGGCACCCCAAGCGGGAGCAGGCCGAGCGGTTCATCGAAGCGATCAATCGCACGATCCGGGACCCGGACCTCGCTCGCGCGCACCGGCTGGTCGTGGCCGAGGCGTGCGCCGCCATCGACGGCCGGGAGCCCACCCGGACCTGGGTGCTCCTGGGCGACATCCACCCGAACGGCATCGGCCACCGGGCGGTGGCCCGGGAGATCTACCGCTGCGTGGCCTCCGCCTGCCGGCCTGATCCGAACCCGGAGCCGGGTTCGTCGCGTCCTCTTACCGGATAG
- a CDS encoding thiolase family protein: MTGVVIAAGARTAFGTFGGRLSRVPLVEFTAEAIRGALHRAGVSGDEVDEVVMGQVYQAGFRANPARQAALRAGVAIGAPASVINQQCSSGSRAVQIGADQIQLGRAEIVVAGGMEAMSQVPFLLLGHRWGHRLGADTLQDGLLWDALQDPFIDRHMGVTAEIVARERGITREEADAFALRSQERAARAIREGRFRDEIVPVKVPGEKKGEEVLFEEDEHPKPWTTAEGLAKLRPAFEEGGICTAGNSSGINDGAVALVLMSEETARLRGIRPLARLVASVSVAVEPRVMGIGPVPAIRKLLQVTGLGIGDVDLFEINEAFAAQVLACTRELELPEDRVNVNGGAIALGHPVGATGARLILTLAHELRRRGLRRGIASQCAGGGPAMATLIEIPD, from the coding sequence GTGACTGGCGTCGTGATCGCAGCCGGCGCCCGCACGGCCTTCGGCACCTTCGGGGGGCGGCTCAGCCGGGTGCCGCTGGTCGAGTTCACCGCGGAGGCCATCAGGGGGGCGCTTCACCGTGCCGGGGTGAGCGGGGACGAGGTCGACGAGGTCGTCATGGGCCAGGTCTACCAGGCGGGCTTCCGCGCCAACCCCGCCCGGCAGGCGGCCCTGCGGGCGGGGGTCGCCATCGGGGCCCCCGCCAGCGTGATCAACCAGCAGTGCTCCTCGGGGTCCCGGGCGGTGCAGATCGGGGCGGACCAGATCCAGCTCGGGCGCGCGGAGATCGTGGTGGCGGGCGGCATGGAGGCGATGAGCCAGGTTCCGTTCCTGCTGCTCGGCCACCGCTGGGGCCACCGCCTCGGCGCGGACACGTTGCAGGACGGGCTTCTGTGGGACGCCCTCCAGGACCCGTTCATCGACCGGCACATGGGCGTGACGGCGGAGATCGTCGCCCGGGAGCGGGGGATCACCCGGGAGGAGGCCGACGCCTTCGCCCTGCGCTCGCAGGAGCGGGCGGCGCGGGCGATCCGGGAGGGCCGGTTCCGGGACGAGATCGTCCCGGTCAAGGTGCCCGGCGAGAAGAAAGGGGAGGAGGTGCTCTTCGAGGAGGACGAGCACCCCAAGCCATGGACCACGGCCGAGGGCCTGGCGAAGCTGCGGCCCGCCTTCGAGGAGGGGGGCATCTGCACGGCCGGGAACTCCTCCGGGATCAACGATGGCGCCGTGGCGCTGGTGCTCATGAGTGAGGAGACGGCCCGCCTGCGCGGCATCCGGCCGCTGGCCCGCCTGGTGGCGTCGGTGAGCGTGGCCGTGGAGCCGCGCGTCATGGGGATCGGGCCCGTGCCGGCGATCCGCAAGCTCCTTCAGGTGACCGGGCTGGGGATCGGCGACGTCGACCTCTTCGAGATCAACGAGGCGTTCGCCGCGCAGGTCCTGGCCTGCACCCGCGAGCTCGAGCTGCCCGAGGACCGGGTGAACGTGAACGGCGGGGCGATCGCGCTCGGCCACCCGGTAGGGGCGACCGGGGCCCGACTCATCCTCACCCTGGCCCACGAACTGCGCAGGCGAGGACTGCGGCGCGGCATCGCCTCCCAGTGCGCCGGCGGCGGCCCGGCCATGGCCACTCTGATCGAGATCCCGGACTGA
- a CDS encoding class II aldolase/adducin family protein, which yields MSAFQEALRARGVGPASRPGTAVTFGIAGEPGSSRLRWLVEGLKASLEEAGHRYVAVPQGDLRLVLNVVDPARPRPFRRKAQATFVVSLTEVQERPEDILRAGYPILIRSLSNLLLYLVNGGDSFELHFVTLERGTYPIPFTPGDEAGFFARVRERLLPLACSNLVVNNIFDPDLPEALWNGNETTEALRRAGQRLDALDLLPAPFPIQELLPARDFRHVQRLYGIGGLSYGNLSARHEGNTFWMSASGVNKADLRVIGQDILLVKGYDPEHNAIRLSVPPGIEPRRVSVDAIEHWLIYTEHPQVGAIVHVHAWMEGVRSTEINYPCGTLELGQAVADLVRQAPDPARAVVGLKNHGLTITGPDLEDIFNRIEGRILRQVPMS from the coding sequence GTGAGCGCATTTCAGGAGGCACTGCGGGCTCGGGGCGTGGGGCCCGCCTCCCGTCCGGGTACGGCCGTCACCTTCGGAATCGCCGGGGAGCCCGGCAGCAGCCGCCTGCGCTGGCTCGTCGAGGGGCTCAAGGCGTCCCTCGAGGAGGCCGGCCACCGGTACGTGGCCGTCCCGCAGGGGGACCTCCGCCTGGTCCTGAACGTCGTCGATCCCGCACGCCCCCGCCCCTTCCGCCGCAAGGCCCAGGCCACGTTCGTCGTGTCCCTCACGGAGGTGCAGGAGCGTCCTGAAGACATTCTCCGGGCCGGGTACCCGATCCTGATCCGCTCCCTGTCGAACCTCCTCCTGTACCTGGTGAATGGCGGCGACTCGTTCGAGCTCCACTTCGTGACGCTCGAGCGGGGGACCTACCCGATCCCGTTCACGCCGGGGGACGAAGCAGGCTTCTTCGCCCGGGTGCGGGAGCGGCTCCTGCCTCTGGCGTGCTCGAACCTGGTCGTGAACAACATCTTCGATCCGGACCTGCCCGAGGCGCTCTGGAACGGCAACGAGACCACGGAGGCGCTGCGGCGTGCCGGGCAGCGCCTGGACGCGCTCGACCTGCTTCCCGCGCCGTTCCCCATCCAGGAACTCCTGCCGGCGCGGGACTTCCGCCACGTGCAGCGCCTGTACGGGATCGGGGGGCTGAGCTACGGCAACCTCAGCGCCCGTCACGAGGGGAACACGTTTTGGATGAGCGCCAGCGGGGTCAACAAGGCAGACCTGCGGGTGATCGGTCAGGACATCCTCCTCGTGAAGGGGTACGACCCCGAGCACAACGCGATCCGTCTCAGCGTGCCGCCGGGGATCGAGCCGCGGCGGGTCTCGGTGGACGCCATCGAGCACTGGCTCATCTACACGGAGCATCCGCAGGTCGGCGCGATCGTCCACGTCCACGCCTGGATGGAAGGCGTCCGGTCCACGGAGATCAACTATCCGTGCGGCACCCTCGAGCTGGGGCAGGCGGTCGCCGACCTCGTGCGGCAGGCGCCGGACCCGGCCCGGGCCGTCGTGGGCCTCAAGAACCATGGGCTCACGATCACGGGGCCCGACCTGGAGGACATCTTCAACCGGATCGAGGGGCGGATCCTGCGGCAGGTACCCATGTCCTGA
- the trpS gene encoding tryptophan--tRNA ligase — protein sequence MPRVFSGVQPSGSLTLGNYLGAMRHFVELQDRAECFYCVVDLHALTVPQDPEELRRNTLAVAALFIAVGLDPARTTLFVQSHVPAHAELGWLLQCIAHFGELGRMTQFKEKSEGKESVSVGLFTYPTLMAADILLYDADLVPVGEDQKQHLELTRDLAQRFNQRYGPTFTVPEPAIAQVGARIMSLQNPRRKMSKSDPDPNGYITLLDPPDAVRKKIGRAVTDAGREVRYDEEEKPGISNLLQIYSLLSGEPIPALEERYAGKGYGQFKSDLADVVVAALEPIQRRYHELMNSGTLEDVLAEGAARAQAVAGPKLMEIRQRMGLLDPRSVTGRVGRV from the coding sequence ATGCCACGTGTCTTCTCGGGTGTCCAGCCGAGCGGCAGCCTGACTCTCGGCAACTACCTCGGGGCGATGCGCCACTTCGTCGAGCTGCAGGACCGGGCGGAGTGCTTCTACTGCGTCGTGGACCTGCACGCGCTCACCGTGCCGCAGGACCCGGAGGAGCTGCGGCGGAACACCCTCGCCGTCGCCGCCCTGTTCATCGCGGTGGGCCTCGACCCCGCCCGGACGACCCTGTTCGTCCAGTCGCACGTGCCGGCGCACGCGGAGCTCGGCTGGCTCCTCCAGTGCATCGCCCACTTCGGGGAGCTCGGGCGCATGACCCAGTTCAAGGAGAAGTCCGAGGGCAAGGAGAGCGTCTCGGTGGGCCTTTTCACCTACCCGACGCTCATGGCCGCGGACATCCTCCTCTACGACGCGGACCTCGTGCCCGTTGGCGAGGACCAGAAGCAGCACCTGGAGCTGACCCGGGACCTCGCCCAGCGGTTCAACCAGCGTTACGGCCCCACGTTCACCGTGCCGGAGCCGGCCATCGCCCAGGTCGGGGCGCGGATCATGTCGCTGCAGAACCCGCGCAGGAAGATGAGCAAGAGCGACCCCGACCCGAACGGCTACATCACCCTGCTCGACCCGCCCGACGCGGTCCGCAAGAAGATCGGCCGGGCGGTGACGGACGCGGGGCGGGAGGTCCGCTACGACGAGGAGGAGAAGCCGGGGATCTCCAACCTCCTCCAGATCTACTCGCTGCTGTCCGGCGAGCCGATTCCCGCCCTCGAGGAGCGGTACGCCGGCAAGGGTTACGGCCAGTTCAAGTCCGACCTGGCGGACGTGGTCGTCGCCGCCCTCGAGCCCATCCAGCGCCGGTACCATGAGCTCATGAACTCCGGCACGCTGGAGGACGTGCTGGCCGAAGGCGCGGCCCGGGCGCAGGCAGTGGCCGGGCCCAAGCTGATGGAAATCCGGCAGCGCATGGGCCTCCTCGACCCGCGGAGCGTCACCGGACGGGTGGGTCGGGTATAG
- a CDS encoding thioredoxin family protein: MAYLTRAQIERAARQLADMVVDVHLRVGVRGPDPGAAWDLAADLARLSPLIHVSWLETNGPDGADGTLALALADAAGADRGVWFRTVPQGLEVDVLVQDVVDLSRGRRPVSPLAAGELARLRRPLLLEVLVAPDCPRCAHAAALAHRLAMAAGGLKAAVVDAGAMPSYLDRFRVGTVPYFVVGGRTGFAGPLPELVLVQRLVQAAAAGAE, from the coding sequence ATGGCCTACCTGACACGCGCCCAGATCGAGCGGGCGGCGCGGCAGCTGGCGGACATGGTGGTGGACGTCCACCTCCGGGTCGGCGTGCGGGGGCCCGATCCCGGGGCGGCCTGGGACCTCGCCGCGGACCTCGCCCGCCTGTCGCCCCTCATCCACGTCTCGTGGCTCGAGACGAACGGCCCGGACGGCGCCGACGGCACCCTGGCCCTGGCGCTGGCGGACGCCGCCGGGGCCGACCGGGGGGTGTGGTTCCGCACCGTCCCGCAGGGTCTCGAGGTCGACGTCCTCGTGCAGGACGTCGTGGACCTCTCCCGCGGGCGGCGGCCGGTGTCGCCGCTTGCCGCCGGGGAACTCGCACGGCTCCGGCGCCCGCTGCTCCTGGAGGTCCTCGTGGCGCCCGACTGTCCGCGCTGCGCCCACGCCGCCGCCCTGGCCCACCGGCTCGCCATGGCGGCTGGCGGGCTCAAGGCTGCCGTCGTGGACGCCGGCGCGATGCCGTCCTACCTCGACCGCTTCCGGGTGGGCACGGTGCCGTACTTCGTGGTCGGCGGCCGCACGGGCTTCGCCGGGCCGCTGCCGGAGCTCGTGCTGGTGCAGCGGCTCGTCCAGGCCGCTGCAGCCGGCGCGGAATAG
- the modA gene encoding molybdate ABC transporter substrate-binding protein, whose product MQSRHRFAVALVFMALLVQAGCLRAAGDRREPAGRPLTVAAAANLQQAFTEIAAGFEASTGEKVVLTFGASGQLARQIENGAPVDVFASADVGYVDALLARGLMIPDTRVLYARGRIVLVANRAAAVEVRDLAALADPRIRKVAIANPAHAPYGAAAREALTRAGIWEKVEPKLVFGENIRQTLQFVQTGNAEAGIVSRSEAGVPEVVASPIDDRLYSPLNQAAAVVKGTPREGAARRFLQFVVGPEGQAVLEKYGYARPEEGAR is encoded by the coding sequence ATGCAGTCACGACACCGGTTCGCCGTGGCGCTCGTCTTCATGGCGCTCCTCGTGCAGGCCGGGTGCCTGCGGGCCGCGGGCGACCGCCGGGAGCCCGCGGGCCGCCCCCTGACCGTCGCAGCGGCGGCGAACCTCCAGCAGGCGTTCACCGAGATCGCGGCGGGTTTCGAGGCATCCACCGGGGAGAAGGTGGTCCTGACCTTCGGCGCGAGCGGGCAGCTGGCCCGGCAGATCGAGAACGGGGCGCCCGTCGACGTCTTCGCCTCGGCCGACGTGGGGTACGTGGACGCCCTCCTGGCCCGGGGGCTGATGATCCCCGACACCCGGGTCCTCTACGCGCGCGGCCGGATCGTGCTCGTCGCGAACCGGGCCGCCGCGGTCGAGGTCCGTGACCTGGCCGCGCTTGCGGATCCCCGCATCCGGAAGGTCGCCATCGCCAACCCGGCTCATGCCCCGTATGGCGCGGCGGCGAGGGAGGCGCTCACGCGGGCCGGGATCTGGGAGAAGGTGGAACCCAAGCTCGTGTTCGGGGAGAACATCCGCCAGACGCTCCAGTTCGTCCAGACCGGCAACGCCGAGGCGGGCATCGTCTCGCGGTCCGAGGCCGGGGTGCCGGAGGTCGTCGCGTCCCCGATCGACGACCGCCTGTACTCGCCCCTCAACCAGGCGGCCGCGGTGGTGAAGGGCACCCCCAGGGAGGGGGCCGCCCGCCGGTTCCTGCAGTTCGTCGTCGGCCCGGAGGGGCAGGCCGTTCTCGAGAAATACGGGTACGCACGCCCGGAAGAGGGGGCACGATGA
- the modB gene encoding molybdate ABC transporter permease subunit — MRGVDWFPLYLSLKVAALATLAALAVGVPLAWLLARRRLPGADLLAALVTLPMVLPPTVLGYYLLLVIGRQSPLGRLLEGRWGITLVFTWQAAVLAATVVAVPLVARSAQAAFEAIDPRLEAAARTLGRSEASVFLTVTMPLAWRGIVAGAVLAFARAMGEFGATLMVAGNIPGQTQTLSVAIYDAVQAGNQPLAAALVVVISVVTVAILAVVGRFARLTGW; from the coding sequence ATGAGAGGCGTCGACTGGTTTCCGCTCTACCTTTCCCTCAAGGTGGCCGCCCTGGCGACCCTGGCTGCGCTGGCGGTCGGGGTGCCGCTGGCCTGGCTCCTGGCCAGGCGCCGGCTTCCCGGCGCCGACCTGCTGGCCGCCCTGGTCACCCTGCCGATGGTCCTCCCGCCCACGGTGCTGGGCTACTACCTGCTCCTGGTGATCGGCCGCCAGAGCCCGCTCGGCCGGCTGCTGGAGGGGCGCTGGGGCATCACCCTGGTCTTCACGTGGCAGGCGGCTGTCCTCGCGGCGACCGTCGTGGCCGTTCCCCTGGTCGCCAGGTCGGCCCAGGCGGCCTTCGAGGCGATCGACCCCCGGCTCGAGGCGGCGGCCCGGACCCTCGGCCGCTCGGAGGCGTCGGTCTTCCTCACGGTCACGATGCCCCTCGCCTGGCGCGGCATCGTCGCCGGGGCGGTGCTCGCGTTTGCCCGCGCCATGGGGGAATTCGGAGCGACCCTCATGGTGGCGGGGAACATCCCCGGGCAGACCCAGACCCTCTCCGTGGCGATCTACGACGCGGTGCAGGCCGGGAACCAGCCGCTGGCGGCCGCCCTGGTAGTGGTGATCAGCGTGGTGACGGTCGCCATCCTGGCGGTCGTGGGGCGCTTCGCCCGGCTCACGGGGTGGTGA
- a CDS encoding ABC transporter ATP-binding protein produces MLACRIAKDLGSFRLHVNLEVKDHVVALFGPSGSGKSMTLQCIAGLVTPDAGRIEIGGRVVFDSGTGVNLPPERRNVGYVFQNYALFPHMTVAGNVAYGLHRLPRQEREARVRQVLRAVRLEGLERRRPHELSGGQQQRVALARALVTRPAALLLDEPFAALDSIIRSRLHRELLELLQELPIPTLLVTHNLEEAYALSREIAVYEGGRVLQFGPRDEVYYRPASKPVARFVGVKNFLPGRVEEVTERYTRVAGPGGLTLWGPPGPFAPAQRVECCIRPEHVMLVRKEQAGEPPRPGETRIPGAIVQEVVYGGHVNLLFEPCARAAGVRLPNLHITLPTYMYDRLAVGTVKQWTVALKAEFVHVLPDTA; encoded by the coding sequence GTGCTCGCGTGCCGGATTGCGAAGGACCTCGGCAGCTTTCGCCTGCACGTGAACCTCGAGGTCAAGGACCACGTCGTGGCGCTCTTCGGGCCCTCGGGCTCGGGCAAGAGCATGACGCTCCAGTGCATCGCCGGTCTGGTCACGCCCGACGCCGGTCGCATCGAGATCGGGGGCCGCGTGGTGTTCGATTCCGGGACCGGCGTCAACCTGCCGCCGGAGCGCCGGAACGTCGGGTACGTGTTCCAGAACTACGCCCTGTTCCCCCACATGACGGTGGCCGGGAACGTCGCCTACGGCCTGCACCGCCTGCCCCGGCAGGAGCGGGAGGCGCGGGTCCGGCAGGTGCTGCGCGCCGTCCGCCTGGAAGGGCTCGAGCGCCGGCGGCCGCACGAGCTTTCCGGCGGCCAGCAGCAGCGGGTCGCCCTGGCCCGGGCGCTGGTGACACGGCCGGCGGCACTTCTCCTGGACGAGCCCTTCGCCGCGCTCGACAGCATCATCCGCAGCCGGCTCCATCGCGAGCTCCTCGAACTCCTGCAGGAACTCCCCATCCCGACGCTCCTGGTCACCCACAACCTCGAGGAGGCGTACGCGCTGAGCCGGGAGATCGCCGTCTACGAGGGCGGACGGGTGCTCCAGTTCGGGCCGCGCGACGAGGTGTACTACCGGCCGGCCTCAAAACCCGTCGCCCGCTTCGTCGGGGTGAAGAACTTCCTGCCCGGCCGGGTGGAGGAGGTCACGGAGCGGTACACCCGCGTGGCCGGTCCCGGCGGCCTGACGCTCTGGGGCCCGCCGGGGCCCTTCGCACCGGCACAGCGGGTGGAGTGCTGCATCCGCCCGGAGCACGTGATGCTGGTCCGCAAGGAGCAGGCCGGCGAGCCGCCCAGGCCGGGCGAGACGCGGATTCCGGGCGCCATCGTGCAGGAGGTCGTGTACGGGGGTCACGTGAACCTGCTCTTCGAGCCGTGCGCGCGGGCCGCGGGGGTGCGGCTCCCCAATCTCCACATCACGCTCCCCACGTACATGTACGACCGGCTGGCCGTCGGGACGGTGAAGCAGTGGACCGTCGCGCTGAAGGCGGAATTCGTCCACGTCCTTCCTGACACGGCGTGA
- a CDS encoding anti-sigma factor gives MSERECSFTESIAALALRALPRDEEETVRSHLATCPACRLRYEEALAVVSLLPYAAAEQAPPPHLRQRILALAAADAGGRPPVGAGLPGAGRPGSPGTPAGLRGWLRLPGWVRLRGWRPWIALAAAVWVLSLGGALWQVNRLSRRLALLEAAASPSAAATGPLGEVEVVLAATPAAPGAVAEVATYLDPGRRGRWIRLVARGLPRLEPGEAYQLWLIHGQERRSGGVFIVDASGSGSLAIWVPDDVPVDSLGVSREPDPYGTAPRGPRVLYGRLDLARSGQLRP, from the coding sequence ATGAGCGAACGCGAATGTTCCTTCACTGAAAGCATCGCCGCGCTGGCCTTGCGAGCTCTCCCCCGGGACGAGGAGGAAACGGTGCGCAGCCACCTGGCGACCTGCCCGGCCTGCAGGCTCCGGTACGAGGAGGCGCTGGCCGTCGTGTCCCTGCTCCCGTACGCCGCGGCCGAACAGGCGCCACCCCCCCACCTCCGGCAGCGCATCCTCGCCCTGGCCGCTGCGGACGCCGGCGGCCGGCCCCCGGTCGGTGCCGGCCTGCCCGGCGCAGGGAGGCCGGGCAGCCCGGGAACGCCGGCCGGGCTGCGGGGGTGGCTCCGGCTGCCGGGGTGGGTCCGGCTCCGGGGATGGCGGCCGTGGATCGCCCTGGCGGCCGCCGTGTGGGTCCTGAGCCTCGGCGGGGCGCTCTGGCAGGTGAACCGGCTGAGCCGGCGGCTGGCGCTCCTGGAGGCGGCCGCTTCCCCTTCCGCTGCCGCCACGGGGCCGCTCGGGGAGGTCGAGGTCGTGCTGGCCGCGACCCCGGCGGCGCCGGGGGCGGTGGCCGAGGTGGCGACGTACCTCGACCCCGGCCGCCGCGGGCGGTGGATCCGGCTCGTCGCCCGGGGCCTGCCCCGCCTGGAGCCGGGCGAGGCCTACCAGCTCTGGCTCATCCACGGCCAGGAGCGGCGAAGCGGCGGCGTCTTCATCGTCGACGCCTCTGGCAGCGGAAGCCTCGCCATCTGGGTCCCCGACGACGTGCCGGTCGACAGCCTCGGCGTGTCCCGGGAGCCGGACCCCTACGGCACGGCGCCGCGCGGCCCCCGGGTGCTCTACGGACGGCTGGACCTCGCCCGGTCCGGCCAGCTCAGGCCGTGA